A section of the Mycolicibacterium anyangense genome encodes:
- the panD gene encoding aspartate 1-decarboxylase yields MFRTMLKSKIHRATVTHADLHYVGSVTIDADLMEAADLLEGEQVTIVDIDNGNRLVTYAITGQRGSGVIGINGAAAHLVHPGDLVILIAYGTMDDAQAREYRPRIVFVDAGNRQVDLGDDPAHVPDDVADLFSPRGAR; encoded by the coding sequence ATGTTTCGGACCATGCTGAAGTCCAAGATCCACCGCGCCACGGTCACCCATGCCGACCTGCACTACGTGGGTTCGGTGACCATCGACGCCGATCTGATGGAAGCCGCCGACCTGCTCGAAGGCGAACAGGTCACCATCGTCGACATCGACAACGGCAACCGACTGGTCACCTACGCGATCACCGGTCAGCGAGGTTCAGGAGTGATCGGGATCAACGGCGCCGCAGCGCATCTGGTTCATCCCGGTGATCTGGTCATACTGATCGCCTACGGCACCATGGACGACGCCCAGGCCCGCGAATACCGGCCCCGCATCGTGTTCGTCGACGCCGGCAACCGGCAGGTCGACCTCGGTGACGACCCCGCGCATGTGCCCGATGACGTCGCCGATCTGTTCTCACCGCGAGGTGCGCGCTAG
- the panC gene encoding pantoate--beta-alanine ligase, with protein sequence MSKAAPKFSAGQLNVYPTPQSVSDVTRALRHTGRRVMLVPTMGALHDGHLALVRAAKRVPGAVVAVSIFVNPLQFGANEDLDAYPRTLDADLELLAGEGVEVVFAPTASAMYPDGQRTTVHPGPLGAELEGAVRPTHFAGMLTVVLKLLQIVQPDRAFFGEKDYQQLVLIRQMVDDLNVDVRIVGVPTVRESDGLAMSSRNRYLNPEEREQACALSSALLAGMYGAADGVGPALDAARAVLDEVPAIKVDYLEVRGPWLEPAPAFGPARMLIAARLGSTRLLDNIAIDLSTNSAPPGAGHDANNEISWRN encoded by the coding sequence ATGAGCAAGGCGGCGCCGAAGTTCAGCGCCGGGCAGCTCAACGTGTACCCGACCCCTCAGTCGGTGTCGGATGTCACCAGGGCGTTGCGGCACACCGGCCGGCGGGTGATGCTCGTGCCGACGATGGGTGCGCTGCACGACGGCCATCTGGCCCTGGTCCGGGCGGCCAAGCGGGTACCGGGAGCCGTGGTGGCGGTGTCGATCTTCGTCAACCCCTTGCAGTTCGGCGCCAACGAGGACCTCGACGCCTACCCCCGCACACTGGACGCCGACCTGGAACTGCTGGCCGGTGAAGGTGTCGAGGTGGTGTTCGCCCCGACCGCCTCGGCGATGTATCCCGACGGTCAGCGCACCACGGTGCATCCCGGACCGCTGGGTGCCGAACTCGAAGGTGCGGTGCGCCCGACGCATTTCGCCGGCATGCTCACCGTGGTGCTCAAGCTGCTGCAGATCGTGCAGCCCGATCGGGCCTTCTTCGGTGAGAAGGATTACCAGCAGCTCGTTCTCATCCGCCAGATGGTCGACGACCTGAACGTGGACGTCCGGATCGTCGGGGTCCCGACCGTGCGGGAGTCCGACGGCCTGGCCATGTCGTCGCGCAACCGTTACCTGAATCCCGAAGAGCGCGAACAGGCCTGCGCGCTGTCCTCGGCGCTGCTGGCCGGTATGTACGGTGCCGCAGACGGTGTCGGCCCGGCATTGGACGCGGCCCGCGCGGTTCTCGACGAGGTGCCCGCCATCAAGGTCGACTATCTCGAGGTGCGCGGGCCGTGGCTCGAGCCCGCCCCGGCCTTCGGCCCGGCCCGGATGTTGATCGCCGCCCGGCTGGGCAGCACCCGCCTGCTGGACAACATCGCCATCGACCTGTCGACCAACTCTGCCCCGCCCGGTGCGGGCCATGACGCCAACAACGAAATAAGCTGGAGAAATTGA
- a CDS encoding Rossmann-like and DUF2520 domain-containing protein yields MGTPNGLRPARLKVGVISAGRVGTALGLALERADHVVVACSAISNTSLRLAQRRLPDTPVLPVPEVADSAELLLLTVPDSELAALVNGLAATGSVRRGTIVVHTSGANGVGILAPLAEQGCVPLAIHPAMTFTGSDDDVVRLSETCFGITAADEIGYAIAQSLVLEIGGEPFRVREDARALYHAALAHASNHVVTVVADALDALRAALSGQELLGQELIGTAPGGLAERIVAPLARAALENTLQRGQSALTGPVARGDATAVAGHLAALNEVDSALAQAYCANSLRTAQRARVSKEVFEVLTDWSAGQGRRQ; encoded by the coding sequence GTGGGGACCCCCAATGGCTTGCGCCCGGCGCGCCTCAAAGTGGGCGTCATCTCGGCCGGGCGGGTCGGCACTGCGCTCGGCTTGGCTCTCGAACGAGCAGACCACGTCGTGGTCGCCTGCAGCGCGATCTCGAACACCTCCCTGCGGCTGGCGCAGCGGCGGCTGCCCGACACCCCGGTGCTTCCGGTGCCGGAGGTGGCCGACAGTGCCGAGCTGTTGCTGCTGACCGTCCCCGATTCGGAACTGGCCGCACTGGTCAACGGTCTTGCCGCCACCGGGTCGGTGCGGCGGGGAACGATCGTGGTGCACACCTCCGGTGCCAACGGAGTCGGCATCCTGGCCCCGCTGGCCGAGCAGGGGTGCGTGCCGCTGGCCATCCACCCGGCCATGACGTTCACCGGTTCCGACGACGATGTGGTGCGGCTGAGTGAGACGTGCTTCGGTATCACCGCCGCCGACGAGATCGGCTATGCCATCGCCCAGTCGCTGGTTCTCGAGATCGGCGGCGAGCCGTTCCGGGTCCGCGAGGACGCTCGCGCGCTGTATCACGCGGCTCTGGCGCACGCGAGCAATCACGTCGTCACGGTGGTCGCCGACGCGCTCGATGCGTTGCGTGCCGCGCTGTCCGGGCAGGAGCTGCTCGGACAGGAACTCATCGGCACTGCACCGGGCGGGCTGGCCGAGCGGATCGTGGCCCCGCTGGCCCGCGCCGCGCTGGAGAACACCCTGCAACGTGGGCAGTCCGCGCTGACCGGTCCGGTGGCGCGCGGCGACGCGACCGCGGTGGCGGGTCACCTTGCTGCTCTCAATGAAGTGGATTCCGCACTGGCGCAAGCATATTGCGCAAACTCTCTGCGTACCGCCCAGCGTGCGCGGGTTTCCAAGGAGGTCTTTGAGGTGTTGACGGACTGGTCGGCCGGCCAAGGACGGCGGCAATGA
- a CDS encoding type III pantothenate kinase, with translation MLLAIDVRNTHTVVGLISGSGDHAKVAQQWRIRTESEVTADELALTIEGLIGDDSEQLTGATGLSTVPSVLHEVRLMLEQYWPSVPHVLIEPGVRTGIPLLVDNPKEVGADRIVNCLAAYAKFSSPAIVVDFGSSICVDVVSAKGEFLGGAIAPGIQVSSDAAAARSAALRRVELTRPRSVIGKNTVECMQAGAVFGFAGLVDGLISRIREDVDGFAGADVAVVATGHTAPLLLPDLSTVAHYDKHLTLDGLRMVYERNRDGQRGKLKPGR, from the coding sequence GTGCTGCTCGCCATCGACGTCCGCAACACCCACACCGTCGTCGGACTGATCTCCGGTTCGGGAGATCACGCCAAAGTGGCTCAGCAGTGGCGTATCCGGACCGAGTCGGAGGTCACCGCCGACGAACTCGCGCTGACCATCGAAGGGCTCATCGGCGATGATTCCGAGCAGCTGACCGGAGCCACCGGACTGTCCACGGTGCCATCGGTGCTGCACGAGGTACGCCTCATGCTCGAGCAGTACTGGCCCTCCGTGCCGCACGTGCTCATCGAGCCCGGCGTGCGCACCGGCATACCGCTGCTGGTCGATAATCCCAAGGAGGTGGGCGCCGACCGCATCGTCAACTGCCTCGCCGCGTACGCGAAGTTCTCCTCGCCCGCCATCGTGGTGGATTTCGGTTCGTCGATCTGTGTCGACGTGGTGTCCGCCAAGGGTGAATTCCTCGGTGGCGCAATCGCCCCCGGTATCCAGGTGTCCTCTGACGCTGCTGCGGCCAGGTCGGCGGCGCTGCGGCGGGTCGAGCTGACCAGGCCGCGATCGGTGATCGGCAAGAACACCGTCGAGTGCATGCAGGCCGGTGCGGTGTTCGGCTTCGCCGGGCTGGTCGACGGTCTGATCTCGCGCATCCGCGAGGATGTCGACGGGTTCGCCGGTGCCGATGTGGCGGTGGTGGCCACCGGCCATACCGCGCCGTTGCTGCTGCCCGACCTGAGTACGGTCGCCCATTACGACAAGCACCTGACCCTGGACGGTTTGCGAATGGTCTACGAGCGCAACCGGGACGGCCAGCGCGGCAAGCTCAAGCCGGGCCGCTAG
- a CDS encoding DUF6779 domain-containing protein, translating into MTVLSRGGRNRRGGRRPGWLLLTTLLVLAIVASSALVFTNRVELLKLAVVLSLWAAVVAAFVSVIYRRQSDVDAARARDLKLVYDLQLDREISARREYELGVESHLRRELAAELRAQAADEVAALRAELAALRANLEILFDADLGDRPALEGDRAAAGYGDWTRDTTAMPPTPGRVQSSRITPVTAEDNASRTAENPIIDVPEEPLVPPPPAPAPRQQPAAQQQQPYAPPPPRPRYQEPPPPQDYDDYRGSHRRPAGNGAGPAAPPVQPTPVPAPPQPAPAPAAQSSEWQPVEAEGRWLPPGTPGSTWVSPPVDSAPTPEEARRGRHWTGPVDEPPAPAPPRPEPARPEPVMQPAAEPAAPRARHSVEAPAYGQAAPAMSTPPPPESGGRRRRPEPEPEPEPQPEPEPEPPAGPGGQHAGGQSVADLLARLQANGNTGSGGRRRRED; encoded by the coding sequence ATGACCGTTCTGTCCCGCGGCGGCCGGAATCGGCGCGGCGGCCGCAGGCCGGGTTGGCTGCTCTTGACGACGTTGCTGGTCCTGGCCATCGTTGCCAGTTCCGCGTTGGTATTCACCAACCGCGTCGAGCTGCTCAAGCTCGCGGTGGTGCTGTCGCTGTGGGCGGCCGTGGTCGCCGCCTTCGTGTCGGTGATCTATCGGCGCCAGAGCGATGTCGACGCCGCCCGGGCCCGGGACCTGAAGCTGGTCTACGACCTGCAGCTCGATCGGGAGATCTCCGCGCGCCGCGAGTACGAGCTGGGAGTCGAATCGCACCTACGCCGTGAACTGGCCGCCGAACTGCGAGCCCAGGCCGCCGACGAGGTAGCGGCGTTGCGCGCCGAACTCGCCGCCTTGCGCGCGAATCTCGAGATCCTGTTCGACGCCGATCTCGGCGACCGTCCCGCGCTGGAGGGCGACCGTGCGGCGGCCGGGTACGGCGACTGGACCCGCGACACCACGGCGATGCCACCAACTCCCGGCCGGGTGCAGAGCAGCCGTATCACCCCGGTCACCGCGGAGGACAACGCCAGCCGGACGGCAGAGAACCCGATCATCGACGTGCCCGAGGAGCCGCTGGTTCCGCCGCCGCCCGCACCGGCTCCCCGGCAGCAGCCCGCTGCCCAACAACAACAGCCCTACGCGCCGCCGCCCCCGCGCCCTCGCTACCAGGAACCCCCGCCGCCGCAGGATTACGACGACTACCGCGGCTCGCACCGCCGGCCGGCCGGCAACGGCGCCGGCCCGGCCGCCCCGCCTGTGCAGCCCACCCCGGTACCCGCACCGCCGCAGCCCGCACCGGCCCCGGCGGCCCAGAGCAGCGAGTGGCAGCCGGTGGAGGCCGAGGGGCGTTGGCTGCCGCCTGGGACGCCGGGCAGCACCTGGGTGTCACCACCGGTTGACAGCGCCCCCACACCGGAGGAGGCACGCCGCGGCAGGCACTGGACCGGCCCGGTCGACGAACCGCCCGCACCCGCGCCGCCGAGACCCGAACCGGCGCGCCCCGAACCGGTCATGCAGCCCGCTGCGGAACCGGCCGCCCCACGGGCCCGGCACTCGGTGGAGGCCCCGGCCTACGGCCAGGCCGCGCCGGCCATGTCCACACCCCCGCCGCCGGAGTCCGGCGGCAGGCGACGGCGGCCCGAGCCCGAGCCGGAGCCCGAACCACAGCCAGAGCCCGAACCGGAACCGCCTGCCGGCCCTGGCGGTCAGCACGCCGGTGGCCAGTCCGTCGCCGACCTGTTGGCCCGTCTGCAGGCCAACGGCAACACCGGCAGCGGCGGCCGCCGCCGCCGCGAGGACTGA